In the genome of Candidatus Bathyarchaeota archaeon, one region contains:
- a CDS encoding orotidine 5'-phosphate decarboxylase, whose translation MSFRFEMEQAVKRTGSNIVLALDLSPDKPEKLFIKAKGILKAVHSYICAVKLNRHLILPLGLFGDVQELLRQARGYRLPVIMDCKINDIGNTNQTIAECYFKAGFDAVTANPFVGWKEGLQPVFRTAKQMNRGVILLIYMSHKGAWEGYGQAVSIEKGRVIPQYRIFAQKALKWDADGVVVGATYPEKISEVYSILGEKVPIYSPGIGSQGGNIENALRSGAKYLIVGRTITLAVNPSRTAKDLKNAAQKPNENHVAST comes from the coding sequence TTGTCTTTCAGGTTTGAAATGGAACAAGCTGTAAAGAGAACTGGCTCAAATATTGTACTAGCTCTAGATTTGTCTCCAGATAAACCTGAAAAATTATTTATTAAAGCAAAGGGAATTTTGAAAGCAGTGCACTCATATATTTGCGCGGTAAAACTTAACCGTCACCTAATTTTACCATTGGGATTGTTCGGTGACGTACAAGAATTGTTAAGGCAAGCAAGAGGTTACAGACTACCTGTTATCATGGACTGCAAAATAAATGACATTGGTAACACAAACCAAACGATAGCTGAATGCTATTTCAAAGCAGGCTTTGATGCTGTGACTGCAAACCCCTTTGTTGGATGGAAAGAAGGCTTGCAGCCTGTTTTTAGAACAGCGAAACAAATGAATCGAGGTGTGATATTGCTAATTTACATGAGCCACAAAGGAGCATGGGAAGGCTACGGACAAGCAGTATCTATTGAAAAAGGTAGAGTTATTCCTCAGTACAGAATTTTTGCCCAGAAAGCGCTGAAATGGGATGCTGATGGTGTAGTTGTCGGTGCCACATACCCCGAAAAAATCAGCGAAGTATATTCGATTCTTGGAGAAAAAGTACCTATCTACTCGCCTGGCATAGGCTCGCAAGGCGGAAACATTGAGAATGCTCTTAGAAGCGGAGCAAAGTATCTCATTGTCGGCAGAACGATAACGCTTGCTGTAAATCCTTCACGAACTGCTAAAGATTTGAAAAATGCTGCTCAAAAGCCTAACGAAAATCATGTAGCGAGCACTTAA
- a CDS encoding NDP-sugar synthase, producing MPKIKEAIILCGGQTWMLRPEAQIPKPLLNLGAQTLIEKQVNWLTKNGFKKIVLALSKDLLGYIMLKTDIYKKFKQTKIANIIMSIENTRLGTGGALKKACQLIQSKTFYACNVDDLAFDFNPNELLAESDNSIVVLLAKPTLPYGKVKIKNRYIKEFEEKPQLDFYVNAGHYSMKKSIVLKHFPSTGNFEELVLPKLARQNALKGFEYHGSWITIDTYNDYMNALSLFEA from the coding sequence ATGCCAAAGATAAAAGAAGCAATAATACTCTGCGGTGGACAAACTTGGATGCTGAGACCAGAAGCCCAAATACCTAAACCACTACTAAATCTCGGTGCCCAAACCCTCATTGAAAAACAAGTCAACTGGCTCACAAAGAATGGTTTCAAAAAGATTGTCCTTGCACTAAGCAAAGACCTTCTCGGATATATCATGTTGAAAACTGACATCTATAAAAAATTCAAACAAACAAAAATCGCCAACATAATAATGTCAATTGAAAACACCAGACTTGGTACAGGAGGTGCCTTGAAAAAAGCGTGTCAGCTAATCCAAAGTAAAACATTTTACGCATGTAATGTCGATGACCTTGCATTTGATTTCAATCCAAATGAACTCCTTGCAGAATCAGACAACTCAATAGTTGTATTACTGGCGAAACCCACATTGCCCTATGGGAAAGTCAAAATTAAAAACAGATACATCAAAGAATTTGAAGAAAAACCGCAGCTTGACTTCTACGTAAATGCTGGACACTACTCTATGAAAAAAAGTATCGTACTAAAACACTTCCCTAGCACAGGAAACTTCGAAGAACTGGTGCTGCCAAAACTAGCAAGGCAAAACGCCTTGAAAGGCTTTGAATATCACGGTTCCTGGATAACTATTGACACATACAATGACTACATGAACGCCCTCAGTTTATTTGAAGCTTAA
- a CDS encoding glycosyltransferase family 4 protein: MRLAVMVYEYPPKIVGGLGTYAAEITRKFVLLENDVSVFTMNDDEGALPTRELWRGIEIHRPLHIDVSDSLPDVIAEDVRRWGRGIQFFSKILVYNYLSASKIVNELVKKEGFKYDVLIAHDWLSVIAGITAKRELGLPLVFHVHSTEKGRTLGNGSEVVSSIEHRGGQMADLVVTVSNAMKEELAELGFPKEKIRVCYNGVDPQKYSPEQVGEEKRKEIRESYGINDDNQMILFIGRLVWIKGVDKLIMAMPHVLQKVPSAKLVIVGLGDMEGHLENMVRGLKLGDAVKFRFEFVPEEERIAHYAACDLAVFPSLYEPFGIVALEAMSMEKPVVVGASGVSGMREIVVADGPGQCGFHINPNDPVDIAWGIVSSLQNNDRKLELGKNGRKRVLTEFTWDAIAKKTLEIYDELMKKEEKKD; this comes from the coding sequence ATGAGATTGGCTGTGATGGTTTACGAATACCCACCTAAGATAGTTGGAGGTTTAGGTACGTATGCGGCAGAAATAACGCGGAAATTTGTACTTTTAGAGAATGACGTATCGGTATTCACCATGAATGATGATGAAGGAGCTCTTCCTACTAGAGAGTTATGGCGTGGAATTGAAATCCACCGCCCTCTTCATATAGATGTCTCAGATTCTCTGCCAGACGTGATTGCCGAGGACGTTAGAAGATGGGGGAGAGGAATACAATTCTTCTCAAAAATTCTTGTTTACAATTATCTTAGCGCTTCCAAGATAGTTAATGAACTTGTCAAGAAAGAAGGTTTCAAATATGATGTTTTGATTGCGCATGATTGGCTCTCAGTGATTGCTGGTATTACAGCGAAGAGAGAGCTTGGACTGCCTTTAGTATTTCATGTTCACTCAACAGAGAAAGGGCGAACTCTAGGCAACGGGTCGGAAGTTGTCAGCAGCATTGAGCATCGAGGCGGACAAATGGCTGATTTGGTGGTTACTGTTTCAAATGCAATGAAAGAAGAGTTAGCTGAATTAGGCTTTCCGAAAGAGAAAATTAGAGTTTGCTATAACGGAGTTGACCCACAAAAATATTCTCCCGAGCAAGTGGGTGAGGAGAAGCGAAAAGAGATACGTGAAAGTTATGGGATTAACGATGACAATCAAATGATACTTTTTATCGGAAGACTTGTCTGGATCAAAGGTGTTGACAAGCTTATCATGGCTATGCCACATGTATTGCAGAAGGTCCCAAGCGCGAAATTGGTAATTGTTGGTTTAGGAGACATGGAGGGGCATCTGGAAAATATGGTTAGAGGCCTCAAACTTGGAGACGCTGTAAAGTTTCGTTTTGAATTTGTACCTGAAGAAGAACGAATTGCTCATTATGCAGCCTGCGATTTGGCTGTATTTCCGAGTCTTTACGAACCGTTTGGAATCGTTGCATTGGAAGCCATGAGCATGGAGAAACCAGTTGTTGTAGGCGCCAGCGGAGTTAGCGGCATGAGAGAAATTGTGGTGGCTGATGGTCCTGGGCAATGTGGCTTTCACATTAATCCTAATGACCCCGTAGATATTGCTTGGGGAATCGTTAGCTCTCTTCAAAATAATGACAGAAAACTCGAGTTGGGCAAAAACGGCAGAAAACGTGTCTTGACAGAATTCACTTGGGATGCGATAGCTAAGAAAACTTTAGAGATTTATGATGAACTCATGAAGAAAGAAGAGAAAAAAGATTAA
- the psmB gene encoding archaeal proteasome endopeptidase complex subunit beta has translation MREISNQLVLKGTTTVGIVCSDGVILSSDTRVTMGTFIAHKKGKKIYRIDEHIAMTISGSVADAQRVVEVLMANAQLYKMSFRRPIPIKAASRLVANLLFSSRYAPLIAQVLIGGIDDTGAHVFSLDPLGSLIEEKCVATGSGSPVAYGVLEDKYQEERSTKDLLPIVVHAVKAAMKRNIATGDSFDVAIIDEEGYRELGEEEKKNIVETVSETRRKA, from the coding sequence ATGCGTGAAATATCAAATCAACTAGTCCTTAAAGGCACCACCACTGTAGGCATTGTTTGTAGTGATGGCGTAATTCTGTCCTCAGATACTCGCGTAACAATGGGCACCTTTATAGCCCACAAAAAGGGAAAGAAAATATACAGAATTGATGAACACATTGCTATGACTATATCAGGAAGCGTTGCCGACGCTCAGCGTGTTGTTGAGGTGCTTATGGCAAATGCACAGCTATATAAAATGAGCTTTAGAAGACCTATCCCCATAAAAGCAGCTTCTAGACTGGTCGCAAATCTCCTGTTTTCATCTCGCTATGCACCTTTGATTGCCCAAGTCCTCATCGGAGGAATCGACGACACAGGCGCTCACGTGTTCTCGCTGGATCCTCTAGGTAGCTTGATCGAGGAGAAATGTGTCGCTACAGGTTCCGGTTCTCCAGTAGCTTATGGTGTTCTTGAAGACAAATATCAAGAAGAGAGGTCTACAAAGGACTTGTTGCCAATTGTTGTTCACGCTGTGAAAGCGGCCATGAAAAGAAACATAGCAACTGGCGACAGCTTTGATGTCGCAATCATCGATGAAGAAGGCTACCGCGAACTGGGTGAAGAAGAGAAAAAAAACATAGTGGAGACGGTGTCAGAGACGAGGAGAAAAGCGTGA
- a CDS encoding peptidylprolyl isomerase, whose translation MPFKKRDFLIIEYVAKVKETGEVFDTTLENIAKKERIYKEGEIYEPKLVVIGEGWVLKALDDSLSSLQLNKPKTIEIPPDKAFGPRDPEKLKMVPLRRLRDKGITPQLGMRIEYEKKSATIRTVGAGRVQLDFNPPLAGKTLVYEVTARKKLRTNKEKMYALIHRRILLADIAGFGLDIEKTEVRIQVPEEAFYLEGLQLAKRGVVTDIQRFFPKITKIEFVETFKSPKATETIKETTKKKRTKRAKKQRTK comes from the coding sequence ATGCCATTCAAGAAAAGAGACTTCCTAATAATTGAATATGTAGCAAAGGTCAAGGAAACAGGAGAAGTATTTGACACTACTTTGGAAAATATAGCAAAAAAAGAACGAATATACAAGGAAGGAGAAATTTATGAGCCTAAACTTGTTGTCATTGGTGAAGGATGGGTACTCAAGGCATTGGACGACAGCCTGTCATCTCTTCAACTAAACAAGCCAAAAACAATCGAAATCCCACCAGACAAGGCCTTTGGCCCCAGAGATCCAGAAAAGCTAAAGATGGTTCCATTAAGGAGACTTAGAGATAAAGGGATAACGCCACAGCTTGGAATGCGTATCGAATATGAAAAGAAGTCAGCCACGATTAGAACAGTTGGAGCAGGTAGAGTGCAATTAGACTTCAATCCACCACTTGCAGGTAAAACTCTAGTCTACGAAGTTACGGCAAGGAAAAAACTTAGAACGAATAAGGAGAAAATGTACGCGCTAATTCACCGAAGGATACTTTTGGCCGATATCGCAGGGTTCGGTTTGGACATTGAAAAAACTGAGGTAAGAATACAGGTTCCAGAAGAGGCATTCTATCTAGAAGGCCTGCAGCTGGCAAAAAGAGGCGTCGTTACCGACATACAACGCTTTTTCCCCAAAATCACAAAAATAGAATTTGTTGAAACATTCAAAAGTCCCAAAGCAACAGAGACAATAAAAGAAACAACAAAGAAAAAGCGAACGAAAAGAGCAAAGAAACAAAGAACCAAATAA
- a CDS encoding RimK family alpha-L-glutamate ligase — MIVGILGKNVEGWGTKQLGASLERRGLSPVFFSFSSLAARVGYQPAVGVNNVNMARDLAALIIRSIGRGSLEEIIFRMDLLHTLERRGVLVVNPAGAIERCVDKYYALALLEERALPVPRTVVTENLEEALKGFHELGGDIVLKPLFGSRGVGSTRIFDLDIATRIFDSVRFHHGVLYLQEFIPHGDSDIRAFVVGDHVVAAMRRVGNSWKTNVSQGARPVPIRISRELEGLAVKAARVVGCKVAGVDILEGKNEPLIIELNSQPGWHGLQSVTNVNIADYITDYVLAEVKKKDEYDD; from the coding sequence TTGATCGTGGGTATTCTTGGAAAGAATGTTGAGGGATGGGGAACTAAGCAGTTAGGGGCGTCTCTTGAAAGACGGGGTTTGTCGCCCGTATTTTTTAGCTTTTCCAGTCTTGCAGCGAGAGTTGGTTACCAGCCTGCTGTAGGCGTGAACAATGTTAATATGGCTAGGGATTTAGCGGCTTTAATTATCCGTTCCATTGGTCGTGGTTCACTTGAGGAAATTATTTTTCGAATGGATTTATTGCATACTCTTGAGCGGCGTGGGGTTTTGGTTGTTAATCCAGCTGGAGCGATTGAGCGGTGTGTGGATAAGTATTATGCTCTGGCACTATTAGAGGAACGTGCGTTGCCTGTGCCGCGAACTGTGGTAACTGAAAATTTAGAGGAAGCTTTGAAGGGTTTTCATGAATTAGGAGGTGATATTGTCTTGAAGCCTCTTTTCGGTTCGCGAGGAGTTGGTTCCACACGAATTTTTGATTTGGATATCGCTACGCGAATTTTTGACTCTGTAAGGTTTCATCATGGAGTTCTTTATCTCCAGGAATTTATTCCCCATGGAGATTCTGATATTCGTGCTTTTGTGGTTGGTGACCATGTTGTCGCTGCTATGCGGAGAGTTGGAAATTCGTGGAAGACAAACGTAAGTCAAGGTGCTCGACCAGTACCGATTCGGATTAGCAGGGAGTTGGAGGGTTTAGCAGTCAAAGCAGCTAGAGTTGTTGGATGCAAAGTTGCGGGCGTTGATATTTTGGAAGGCAAGAACGAGCCGCTTATTATTGAGCTAAATAGTCAGCCTGGGTGGCACGGGCTACAATCTGTTACTAATGTGAATATTGCAGATTACATTACTGATTATGTGTTGGCTGAGGTGAAGAAGAAAGATGAGTATGATGACTAA
- a CDS encoding winged helix-turn-helix domain-containing protein produces MRLNPIKKTILKVMAEESRLRKPKDIARKVELNFSSCMMYILGLKKAGYVSSPEKGYYQITNLGREILEPKTSKEVAASLLSPLAPEKAFYFYTGINQYSGLLANSLPDFCEKIKNADIDSVEFHLIRKDFERWLESIGDQELAKKMGIIRETEASGQELRRLVYEAAKTRCDELVNLSKSTW; encoded by the coding sequence ATGCGTTTAAACCCTATCAAAAAAACAATATTAAAAGTAATGGCTGAAGAAAGCCGACTTCGAAAGCCTAAAGACATAGCCAGAAAAGTCGAACTCAATTTCTCCTCCTGCATGATGTACATCCTTGGACTAAAAAAGGCAGGATATGTCTCTTCTCCAGAAAAAGGTTACTACCAGATAACCAATCTCGGCAGAGAAATTCTGGAGCCCAAAACCAGCAAAGAAGTAGCAGCCTCCCTCTTAAGCCCATTAGCTCCTGAAAAGGCATTCTATTTTTACACAGGAATCAACCAATATTCAGGCCTGCTGGCCAATAGCCTTCCAGATTTCTGCGAAAAAATAAAAAATGCTGACATAGACTCGGTAGAATTCCATCTTATTCGAAAAGATTTTGAACGATGGCTTGAAAGCATCGGCGACCAAGAACTGGCAAAAAAAATGGGAATAATTAGAGAAACAGAAGCGTCAGGACAGGAACTCCGAAGACTAGTCTACGAAGCCGCCAAGACTCGCTGCGACGAGCTTGTGAACCTTTCAAAGTCTACTTGGTGA
- a CDS encoding NAD(P)-dependent glycerol-1-phosphate dehydrogenase, protein MQLPREVLIGNGTIEQVVPICKKLGFLKSAFVVTGTQTFKIAGHRVIDLLEDSGIGVDRLLVSSSTVEEVAAVRARINETKPQVVLGVGGGTKIDIAKLSSAQQGTPFISVPTSASHDGIASPLASIKGSEKPYSVMAQAPMAIIADTNIIIQASHRYTASGCGDVIAKFTAVRDWHLAHKVKNEYYGEYAASLALMSAKLVAKNAESIRPGNEEGLRVLLEALISCGVAMSIAGNSRPSSGSEHLFSHVLDLVASKPAMHGEQVGVGTIMMASLHELNWRRIKSKLEKVGAPTTAEELGVESEDLIKSLVKARTIRPERYTILDQKRLTEKSAKVLAKKTGVI, encoded by the coding sequence ATGCAACTCCCAAGAGAAGTTCTAATCGGAAATGGAACTATAGAGCAGGTGGTACCTATCTGCAAAAAACTCGGATTTCTAAAGTCAGCTTTTGTTGTAACAGGCACCCAGACATTCAAAATTGCAGGACACAGAGTTATTGACTTACTTGAGGATTCCGGAATCGGTGTCGATCGTTTGTTAGTGTCCTCTTCCACCGTGGAGGAAGTAGCTGCTGTAAGAGCTAGGATAAACGAAACAAAGCCTCAAGTGGTTCTGGGAGTTGGAGGCGGCACAAAAATCGATATTGCAAAGCTCAGTTCCGCACAGCAAGGTACACCTTTCATAAGCGTACCTACCAGTGCGTCCCATGACGGCATTGCAAGTCCTCTCGCTTCAATCAAGGGGTCAGAAAAGCCCTACTCCGTTATGGCACAGGCTCCTATGGCCATAATTGCAGACACAAATATCATTATTCAAGCTTCTCATCGCTACACAGCCAGTGGATGTGGTGACGTCATCGCCAAATTCACCGCCGTTCGCGACTGGCATCTCGCACACAAAGTGAAAAATGAATATTATGGTGAATACGCTGCAAGCTTGGCACTAATGAGCGCAAAGCTCGTTGCAAAAAACGCGGAGTCTATTAGACCAGGGAATGAGGAGGGACTGAGAGTTCTTTTGGAAGCGCTCATAAGCTGCGGCGTCGCTATGAGCATAGCAGGAAATAGTAGACCCAGTAGCGGTTCAGAACATTTGTTTAGCCACGTTTTAGACCTAGTTGCTTCTAAGCCTGCAATGCATGGGGAACAGGTTGGCGTTGGCACTATAATGATGGCTAGTTTGCATGAGTTGAATTGGCGTCGCATTAAATCGAAGTTGGAAAAGGTTGGTGCTCCAACAACTGCTGAAGAACTTGGAGTTGAGTCAGAGGATTTGATAAAATCTTTAGTGAAAGCAAGAACCATTAGGCCCGAGCGGTATACTATTTTGGACCAAAAAAGGTTGACCGAAAAATCGGCTAAGGTGCTTGCAAAGAAAACGGGAGTAATATGA
- a CDS encoding cell division protein SepF, with product MKAMPLRKLSDLNTVKREVKSGKILILKVSPLADKSIEDIKRAVNELCEFVKTVGGDIARLGEERIVITPSGVRIWREKTVVPEEQVPTAA from the coding sequence CTGAAGGCAATGCCCCTGCGAAAGCTTTCCGACTTGAACACAGTAAAACGCGAAGTCAAATCAGGCAAGATCCTTATACTAAAAGTGAGCCCCTTAGCAGACAAGAGTATCGAAGACATTAAAAGAGCAGTAAACGAGTTATGCGAATTCGTTAAAACAGTAGGCGGCGACATAGCACGATTAGGAGAAGAAAGAATAGTCATCACTCCTTCCGGAGTGCGAATCTGGCGAGAAAAAACCGTTGTACCAGAAGAGCAAGTTCCTACCGCAGCCTAA
- the galT gene encoding galactose-1-phosphate uridylyltransferase, which translates to MLNDIRKDYLLNRWVVVATHRRRRPTDFAKKEPTAQSVDKSLCPFCPGNERKTPPAVLVYLKGEKGVVKEKDTNGSRHKNWLIRCVPNLYSAFSPPRKGESFESGKAVGHHEVLIESPNHNEHPGAAKISQIVHVINGYVDRLKALSSKPYVEYISIFRNHGLSAGASLSHAHSQIIAMPTTPTILSDELRASKEFFEVHRKCVFCDIIEREKSGPRFIWQNESFVAFAPWAGIHPFEFWIIPKRHQATLLDLKRRTVEDLAEALKICLSGLESLLNDPPYNYGFHIIPSNKVADKFYHWHLEVYPKLSIWAGFEKSTGTYINVVPPEDAAQNLKQAIEKRQLNNQS; encoded by the coding sequence TTGCTGAATGACATTCGAAAAGACTACCTTCTCAACCGTTGGGTTGTTGTCGCCACCCACAGAAGACGTAGGCCGACAGATTTTGCCAAAAAGGAACCAACTGCTCAAAGTGTTGACAAGAGTTTATGTCCCTTCTGTCCTGGAAATGAGCGAAAAACACCGCCCGCTGTGCTTGTCTATTTGAAAGGAGAAAAGGGAGTGGTAAAAGAAAAGGATACAAATGGCTCACGCCACAAAAATTGGCTGATTCGCTGCGTACCGAACTTGTATTCCGCTTTTTCTCCTCCTAGGAAAGGAGAAAGCTTCGAATCGGGTAAAGCAGTGGGGCATCATGAGGTGCTTATTGAATCACCCAATCACAACGAGCATCCGGGTGCAGCAAAAATTTCTCAGATAGTCCACGTGATTAATGGATACGTAGACCGTTTGAAGGCGCTTTCTTCCAAACCTTACGTGGAATACATTTCGATTTTCCGAAATCACGGTTTAAGTGCTGGGGCTTCATTATCACATGCTCACAGCCAAATAATTGCGATGCCGACAACACCAACTATTCTAAGCGATGAGCTAAGGGCGAGCAAAGAGTTTTTTGAAGTGCACAGAAAATGTGTTTTCTGCGACATAATTGAGAGAGAAAAGAGTGGCCCTCGGTTTATTTGGCAAAATGAAAGTTTTGTTGCTTTTGCACCTTGGGCAGGAATTCATCCCTTCGAGTTTTGGATAATACCCAAGAGACATCAGGCAACACTGTTGGATTTAAAGCGTAGAACTGTAGAAGACTTGGCTGAGGCTTTGAAAATTTGTCTGAGCGGACTAGAGTCACTCCTAAATGACCCTCCCTACAATTATGGTTTTCACATAATACCATCAAACAAAGTGGCAGACAAGTTTTATCATTGGCATTTGGAGGTTTATCCGAAACTGTCTATCTGGGCAGGGTTTGAGAAGAGCACTGGGACATATATTAACGTGGTGCCACCAGAAGACGCTGCACAAAATCTAAAACAAGCAATAGAAAAGCGACAACTCAACAATCAAAGTTAA
- a CDS encoding beta-CASP ribonuclease aCPSF1, translating into MTTAGKSKVEISQTVLQHIPKEAEVTRIEFEGPALAVYTKKPEILFEQSSIIADIVGLIRKRIVVRPDPSVRLPEKETTKIIKKVVPKKAEITSINFDPSLGEVIIDAKKPGLVIGKNGAVLQEIVKETRWRPRILRSSPIPSKIISHMRHYLHSESKERERVLRTIGERIFRPSICEVGDVRISALGGFREVGRSAILLQTRESHVLLDCGINPGSSNSLDAFPRLDMPQFDIDALDAVIVSHAHLDHCGFLPYLFKYGYDGPVYCSAPTSNLMTLLQLDYLDVASKQGVMAPYDQKDVRGCVLHTLPLRYGAVTDISPDIRLTLHNSGHILGSSIIHLHIGEGLHNLVYTGDYKYAKTTLLEAAATEFPRVETIITESTYGAPQDLMPSRIAAEEKLSSTINATLERGGKVMIPVPAVGRAQEILLIIDGYMKRGLMKEAPVFIEGMISEATAIHTAYPEYLAREVRNSILHEGINPFQSDYFTLVEHPSARDEIVEGEPSIIMATAGMLEGGPIIDYFKRLASDKLNTVIFVSYQIQGTLGRRIQKGLTETPIMSNEGRMEVIKVELQVESIEGFSGHSDRRQLVNYIRRVTPRAEKVIVCHGEKTKCLSLSNFLKRRFRIDAVAPDTLETVRLR; encoded by the coding sequence GTGACAACAGCTGGGAAGAGCAAAGTAGAAATAAGTCAGACTGTCTTGCAGCATATACCTAAGGAAGCAGAAGTTACCAGAATAGAGTTTGAAGGGCCAGCATTAGCAGTTTATACGAAAAAGCCAGAAATTTTGTTTGAGCAAAGCTCCATCATTGCAGATATAGTTGGTTTGATTCGCAAAAGGATCGTTGTGAGACCAGACCCCTCAGTAAGGTTACCAGAAAAAGAAACAACAAAGATAATAAAAAAAGTGGTTCCAAAAAAAGCTGAAATTACAAGCATAAATTTTGACCCAAGCCTTGGCGAAGTCATAATCGATGCGAAGAAACCAGGTTTAGTCATAGGAAAGAACGGGGCAGTATTGCAAGAGATTGTAAAAGAAACAAGATGGCGACCCAGAATCTTAAGAAGCTCTCCCATTCCTTCAAAAATAATATCTCATATGCGTCACTACCTTCATTCGGAAAGCAAAGAACGTGAAAGAGTGCTGCGCACCATTGGCGAAAGAATTTTTCGACCGTCAATTTGTGAAGTGGGCGACGTAAGAATTTCAGCTCTAGGTGGATTCCGAGAGGTCGGTCGTTCTGCAATTTTGCTGCAAACAAGAGAAAGCCATGTGCTTTTAGACTGCGGCATTAACCCTGGCTCATCAAACTCTCTCGATGCTTTCCCGCGGCTTGACATGCCCCAATTCGACATAGATGCACTTGACGCCGTAATCGTGAGCCATGCTCATCTTGACCACTGCGGCTTTCTTCCCTATCTATTTAAATACGGTTATGATGGGCCAGTTTACTGTTCTGCCCCAACATCGAATCTGATGACCCTGCTTCAACTGGATTATTTAGACGTTGCAAGCAAGCAAGGGGTAATGGCGCCTTATGACCAAAAAGACGTCCGTGGATGTGTTCTACATACTTTACCGTTGCGTTATGGCGCCGTGACTGACATTTCGCCTGACATTCGTTTGACCCTGCATAATTCCGGTCACATTTTAGGCTCCTCAATAATTCATTTACATATTGGAGAAGGCTTGCACAATCTTGTATATACTGGTGACTATAAATATGCAAAAACCACTCTTCTGGAAGCGGCTGCCACAGAGTTTCCCAGAGTAGAAACAATAATAACTGAAAGCACGTATGGCGCTCCGCAGGATTTGATGCCTTCAAGAATTGCTGCTGAAGAAAAGCTTTCGTCGACAATAAATGCGACATTAGAACGTGGCGGAAAGGTTATGATTCCAGTGCCTGCGGTTGGTAGAGCTCAGGAAATTTTGTTGATTATTGATGGTTACATGAAAAGAGGCTTAATGAAAGAGGCACCAGTTTTCATTGAGGGAATGATTTCAGAAGCGACAGCAATTCACACTGCTTATCCAGAATATTTGGCAAGGGAAGTTCGAAACAGCATTCTACATGAGGGGATAAACCCATTTCAATCTGATTACTTTACTCTAGTGGAGCATCCAAGCGCTCGGGACGAGATAGTGGAAGGTGAACCAAGCATTATTATGGCAACTGCAGGAATGCTTGAGGGGGGCCCAATTATCGATTATTTCAAGCGATTAGCTTCTGATAAACTTAACACAGTGATATTTGTTAGTTATCAGATACAAGGTACTTTAGGACGTCGAATCCAAAAAGGACTAACAGAGACTCCTATCATGAGCAATGAGGGAAGGATGGAAGTAATCAAGGTCGAACTTCAGGTTGAATCTATTGAAGGCTTTTCAGGGCATTCAGATAGAAGACAACTTGTCAATTATATTCGTCGTGTTACACCAAGAGCTGAGAAAGTCATAGTTTGTCACGGTGAAAAGACGAAGTGCTTAAGCCTTTCAAACTTCCTTAAAAGAAGATTTAGGATTGATGCAGTAGCACCTGATACTTTGGAAACTGTTAGGCTGCGGTAG
- a CDS encoding isoprenylcysteine carboxylmethyltransferase family protein: protein MAIAVFLAVCLTIFACVNLCNLKRFSASKKRDRYRAEVRQLSGSIFILAALGTLIFFLESVLYIVLVFTGFYEIAGGFFFQLRFPFSSLVQFVGIFATVFGYALFLCSVLARGRYAVSWEMPENQKLVTWGPYRYVRHPSYLAYFILFAGLFFIFLNLIAVIPFIAIPSYVRITIAEEELLTKRFGETYLGYQRATGKFFPRRKQQG, encoded by the coding sequence TTGGCAATAGCGGTTTTTCTAGCAGTTTGCCTCACTATTTTTGCATGTGTAAATCTTTGTAATTTGAAACGGTTCAGCGCCAGCAAAAAAAGAGACAGATACAGAGCTGAAGTGAGACAGCTAAGTGGGTCGATTTTCATCTTGGCGGCTCTTGGTACCTTGATCTTTTTTCTAGAATCAGTTCTTTATATTGTTCTAGTTTTCACAGGGTTTTACGAAATCGCAGGTGGTTTTTTCTTTCAGCTACGATTTCCTTTTAGTTCGTTGGTGCAGTTTGTAGGCATTTTTGCCACTGTCTTTGGCTATGCACTATTCCTTTGTAGCGTCTTGGCTAGAGGCAGATACGCTGTTTCTTGGGAAATGCCTGAAAATCAGAAGCTTGTGACTTGGGGTCCTTATCGTTACGTGCGTCATCCTTCATATCTTGCTTATTTCATCTTATTCGCCGGTCTATTCTTTATTTTTCTCAACTTGATTGCAGTGATCCCGTTTATCGCAATTCCAAGCTATGTACGCATAACAATTGCAGAGGAGGAATTGTTGACGAAAAGGTTTGGTGAGACGTACTTGGGATATCAGCGTGCAACTGGCAAATTTTTTCCTAGAAGGAAACAGCAGGGTTAA